From a single Candidatus Neomarinimicrobiota bacterium genomic region:
- the yajC gene encoding preprotein translocase subunit YajC: protein MLLNLFAQAAQGQQPNALVTLFPFILIMVVIWFFMIRPQAKKQKETQKMLSSLQPRDKVVTIGGLIGEIDSLKDESTVVIKVGKDVKLEVRKNAIASKIEPVQAMKK, encoded by the coding sequence ATGTTATTAAATCTTTTTGCACAGGCCGCCCAGGGACAACAACCAAATGCTCTGGTAACCCTTTTTCCCTTTATCCTTATCATGGTAGTGATATGGTTTTTTATGATTCGTCCCCAGGCAAAAAAACAGAAAGAAACCCAGAAAATGCTCAGTTCTCTCCAGCCCCGGGACAAAGTTGTCACCATTGGCGGACTTATCGGTGAAATCGATTCCCTGAAAGATGAAAGCACCGTGGTGATTAAAGTGGGCAAGGATGTAAAACTGGAAGTCCGGAAAAATGCCATCGCTTCCAAAATTGAACCCGTACAGGCCATGAAAAAATAG